A section of the Hevea brasiliensis isolate MT/VB/25A 57/8 chromosome 17, ASM3005281v1, whole genome shotgun sequence genome encodes:
- the LOC110651454 gene encoding BTB/POZ domain and ankyrin repeat-containing protein NPR1-like isoform X2, whose protein sequence is MDDVFYFPHDPSQPVNFSSSSSFTSSSYEFNDSISQSMSISSSYASNRLTNQNISTFSGPEARRSQNTSTAFSYASDRLISQNISSPSVSEKDGSPSYLLSNLLPFGKVGYEAFQFFLSYLYTGELNPPPLEVSTCVDEECAHEACRPAIDFTVDLMYASSIFNLPELVVHFQGRLVNFADKAYVEDVIPILLAAFHCQSDELVNQCVGRIARSDLDSISIEKELPYEFSKRIELSRKKPMSDDEQVSEAVEPLHEKAIRKIHKALDWDDIELVKLLLWESNVTLDDANSLHYAVAYCDSKVVRELLHLGFTDVNRRNSQGYTPLHIAAMRREPSIIVSLLIKGASASVLTFDGRSALSICRRLTSIKNYNDKTEQGQVTNEDQLCIDILETEMRRNPMADDASITSQDAVDDTFDFKLWLKL, encoded by the exons ATGGATGATGTTTTTTATTTTCCTCATGATCCATCACAACCTGTGAACTTTTCTTCATCTTCTAGCTTTACTTCATCTTCTTATGAATTTAATGACTCAATTAGTCAAAGCATGTCCATTTCATCTTCTTATGCATCAAATCGTTTGACCAACCAAAACATATCCACCTTCTCAGGTCCTGAAGCCAGGCGTAGTCAGAACACATCCACTGCATTTTCTTATGCATCAGATCGTTTGATCAGCCAAAACATATCCTCCCCCTCAGTCTCTGAG AAAGATGGCAGTCCAAGCTATCTATTGAGTAATCTGTTACCTTTTGGAAAGGTTGGATATGAAGCATTCCAGTTTTTCTTGAGCTACTTGTATACTGGAGAACTCAATCCTCCTCCGTTGGAGGTATCAACTTGCGTTGATGAAGAATGTGCTCATGAAGCCTGTAGACCTGCAATTGATTTTACAGTGGATTTGATGTATGCCTCATCCATATTCAATTTACCAGAGCTAGTTGTACATTTCCAG GGACGCCTCGTTAACTTTGCTGATAAGGCTTATGTGGAGGATGTAATCCCAATACTTTTGGCTGCCTTCCATTGTCAATCAGATGAACTTGTAAATCAATGTGTAGGTCGAATAGCAAGGTCAGATCTTGATAGCATCTCAATAGAGAAGGAGCTTCCCTATGAGTTTTCAAAGAGAATTGAACTTAGTCGTAAAAAGCCTATGTCTGATGATGAACAGGTGTCTGAGGCTGTGGAACCCTTGCATGAAAAGGCTATTAGGAAAATACACAAGGCATTAGACTGGGATGATATTGAACTGGTAAAACTTCTCTTGTGGGAATCTAATGTAACACTGGATGATGCCAATTCTCTTCATTATGCTGTTGCATACTGTGACAGCAAGGTTGTACGCGAGTTGCTTCACCTTGGTTTTACTGATGTCAACCGTAGAAATTCACAAGGTTACACACCTCTTCACATTGCAGCAATGCGAAGAGAACCATCAATCATTGTGTCTCTCCTAATAAAAGGGGCTAGTGCTTCAGTCTTAACATTTGATGGGCGAAGTGCTCTTAGCATCTGTCGAAGATTGACtagcataaaaaattataatgatAAAACAGAGCAGGGTCAGGTAACAAATGAAGACCAACTCTGCATTGATATTTTAGAGACAGAAATGCGGAGAAACCCCATGGCTGATGATGCTTCCATCACTTCCCAAGATGCTGTAGATGATACTTTTGATTTCAAACTATGGCTTAAACTTTAA
- the LOC110651454 gene encoding BTB/POZ domain and ankyrin repeat-containing protein NPR1-like isoform X1, whose protein sequence is MDDVFYFPHDPSQPVNFSSSSSFTSSSYEFNDSISQSMSISSSYASNRLTNQNISTFSGPEARRSQNTSTAFSYASDRLISQNISSPSVSEVSPSLELISLPQPSSNLELPLIDYNAAEIVVDGIPVSINRGFLAENNSFFREIFKKDGSPSYLLSNLLPFGKVGYEAFQFFLSYLYTGELNPPPLEVSTCVDEECAHEACRPAIDFTVDLMYASSIFNLPELVVHFQGRLVNFADKAYVEDVIPILLAAFHCQSDELVNQCVGRIARSDLDSISIEKELPYEFSKRIELSRKKPMSDDEQVSEAVEPLHEKAIRKIHKALDWDDIELVKLLLWESNVTLDDANSLHYAVAYCDSKVVRELLHLGFTDVNRRNSQGYTPLHIAAMRREPSIIVSLLIKGASASVLTFDGRSALSICRRLTSIKNYNDKTEQGQVTNEDQLCIDILETEMRRNPMADDASITSQDAVDDTFDFKLWLKL, encoded by the exons ATGGATGATGTTTTTTATTTTCCTCATGATCCATCACAACCTGTGAACTTTTCTTCATCTTCTAGCTTTACTTCATCTTCTTATGAATTTAATGACTCAATTAGTCAAAGCATGTCCATTTCATCTTCTTATGCATCAAATCGTTTGACCAACCAAAACATATCCACCTTCTCAGGTCCTGAAGCCAGGCGTAGTCAGAACACATCCACTGCATTTTCTTATGCATCAGATCGTTTGATCAGCCAAAACATATCCTCCCCCTCAGTCTCTGAGGTGAGTCCTAGTCTTGAGTTGATTAGTTTACCTCAGCCTAGCTCTAATTTGGAGCTGCCGTTGATCGATTATAATGCTGCTGAAATTGTTGTTGACGGAATCCCTGTTAGCATTAATCGTGGTTTTCTAGCTGAAAATAACAGTTTTTTCCGTGAAATTTTTAAGAAAGATGGCAGTCCAAGCTATCTATTGAGTAATCTGTTACCTTTTGGAAAGGTTGGATATGAAGCATTCCAGTTTTTCTTGAGCTACTTGTATACTGGAGAACTCAATCCTCCTCCGTTGGAGGTATCAACTTGCGTTGATGAAGAATGTGCTCATGAAGCCTGTAGACCTGCAATTGATTTTACAGTGGATTTGATGTATGCCTCATCCATATTCAATTTACCAGAGCTAGTTGTACATTTCCAG GGACGCCTCGTTAACTTTGCTGATAAGGCTTATGTGGAGGATGTAATCCCAATACTTTTGGCTGCCTTCCATTGTCAATCAGATGAACTTGTAAATCAATGTGTAGGTCGAATAGCAAGGTCAGATCTTGATAGCATCTCAATAGAGAAGGAGCTTCCCTATGAGTTTTCAAAGAGAATTGAACTTAGTCGTAAAAAGCCTATGTCTGATGATGAACAGGTGTCTGAGGCTGTGGAACCCTTGCATGAAAAGGCTATTAGGAAAATACACAAGGCATTAGACTGGGATGATATTGAACTGGTAAAACTTCTCTTGTGGGAATCTAATGTAACACTGGATGATGCCAATTCTCTTCATTATGCTGTTGCATACTGTGACAGCAAGGTTGTACGCGAGTTGCTTCACCTTGGTTTTACTGATGTCAACCGTAGAAATTCACAAGGTTACACACCTCTTCACATTGCAGCAATGCGAAGAGAACCATCAATCATTGTGTCTCTCCTAATAAAAGGGGCTAGTGCTTCAGTCTTAACATTTGATGGGCGAAGTGCTCTTAGCATCTGTCGAAGATTGACtagcataaaaaattataatgatAAAACAGAGCAGGGTCAGGTAACAAATGAAGACCAACTCTGCATTGATATTTTAGAGACAGAAATGCGGAGAAACCCCATGGCTGATGATGCTTCCATCACTTCCCAAGATGCTGTAGATGATACTTTTGATTTCAAACTATGGCTTAAACTTTAA
- the LOC110651454 gene encoding BTB/POZ domain and ankyrin repeat-containing protein NPR1-like isoform X3, translating into MDDVFYFPHDPSQPVNFSSSSSFTSSSYEFNDSISQSMSISSSYASNRLTNQNISTFSGPEARRSQNTSTAFSYASDRLISQNISSPSVSEVGYEAFQFFLSYLYTGELNPPPLEVSTCVDEECAHEACRPAIDFTVDLMYASSIFNLPELVVHFQGRLVNFADKAYVEDVIPILLAAFHCQSDELVNQCVGRIARSDLDSISIEKELPYEFSKRIELSRKKPMSDDEQVSEAVEPLHEKAIRKIHKALDWDDIELVKLLLWESNVTLDDANSLHYAVAYCDSKVVRELLHLGFTDVNRRNSQGYTPLHIAAMRREPSIIVSLLIKGASASVLTFDGRSALSICRRLTSIKNYNDKTEQGQVTNEDQLCIDILETEMRRNPMADDASITSQDAVDDTFDFKLWLKL; encoded by the exons ATGGATGATGTTTTTTATTTTCCTCATGATCCATCACAACCTGTGAACTTTTCTTCATCTTCTAGCTTTACTTCATCTTCTTATGAATTTAATGACTCAATTAGTCAAAGCATGTCCATTTCATCTTCTTATGCATCAAATCGTTTGACCAACCAAAACATATCCACCTTCTCAGGTCCTGAAGCCAGGCGTAGTCAGAACACATCCACTGCATTTTCTTATGCATCAGATCGTTTGATCAGCCAAAACATATCCTCCCCCTCAGTCTCTGAG GTTGGATATGAAGCATTCCAGTTTTTCTTGAGCTACTTGTATACTGGAGAACTCAATCCTCCTCCGTTGGAGGTATCAACTTGCGTTGATGAAGAATGTGCTCATGAAGCCTGTAGACCTGCAATTGATTTTACAGTGGATTTGATGTATGCCTCATCCATATTCAATTTACCAGAGCTAGTTGTACATTTCCAG GGACGCCTCGTTAACTTTGCTGATAAGGCTTATGTGGAGGATGTAATCCCAATACTTTTGGCTGCCTTCCATTGTCAATCAGATGAACTTGTAAATCAATGTGTAGGTCGAATAGCAAGGTCAGATCTTGATAGCATCTCAATAGAGAAGGAGCTTCCCTATGAGTTTTCAAAGAGAATTGAACTTAGTCGTAAAAAGCCTATGTCTGATGATGAACAGGTGTCTGAGGCTGTGGAACCCTTGCATGAAAAGGCTATTAGGAAAATACACAAGGCATTAGACTGGGATGATATTGAACTGGTAAAACTTCTCTTGTGGGAATCTAATGTAACACTGGATGATGCCAATTCTCTTCATTATGCTGTTGCATACTGTGACAGCAAGGTTGTACGCGAGTTGCTTCACCTTGGTTTTACTGATGTCAACCGTAGAAATTCACAAGGTTACACACCTCTTCACATTGCAGCAATGCGAAGAGAACCATCAATCATTGTGTCTCTCCTAATAAAAGGGGCTAGTGCTTCAGTCTTAACATTTGATGGGCGAAGTGCTCTTAGCATCTGTCGAAGATTGACtagcataaaaaattataatgatAAAACAGAGCAGGGTCAGGTAACAAATGAAGACCAACTCTGCATTGATATTTTAGAGACAGAAATGCGGAGAAACCCCATGGCTGATGATGCTTCCATCACTTCCCAAGATGCTGTAGATGATACTTTTGATTTCAAACTATGGCTTAAACTTTAA